The Verrucomicrobium spinosum DSM 4136 = JCM 18804 genome includes a region encoding these proteins:
- a CDS encoding YegP family protein, producing MSYDLKKDKSGKFTFNLKAGNGQVILTGQSYASKQGAQDGIASVRTHGVDDANFELKTSVAGEPFFVLKAKNGQIIGKSEMYSSTGARDNGVASVKNNSSSTTVNDLTGA from the coding sequence CTGAAAAAGGACAAGTCCGGCAAGTTCACCTTCAATCTCAAGGCTGGGAACGGTCAGGTGATCCTCACCGGCCAAAGCTACGCCAGCAAACAGGGTGCCCAGGATGGCATTGCCTCTGTCCGCACTCACGGAGTTGACGACGCCAACTTTGAACTCAAGACGTCAGTTGCCGGGGAGCCGTTCTTTGTGCTGAAGGCCAAGAATGGCCAGATCATCGGCAAGAGCGAAATGTACAGCTCCACGGGGGCTCGCGACAATGGAGTGGCTTCAGTCAAGAATAACAGTTCCTCCACCACGGTCAATGACCTGACCGGAGCCTGA